tgtgtgtgtgtgtgtgtgtgtgtgtctttgtgagtGAATATCACTTGTGTGAAGGTACCTATGGAGGCTGTAAGTGgttatcagattccctggagctggagctacaggcaattTTGAACTGCCCAATGTGGGTTATatgtaagaacagcaagtactgTTTAACTACAGCTATCTCTGTCATACCATCTTATTTTTATATGTTGTCATGCTCTATTATTTTCTGTTGACCTCACAGCTTCCTTAACTAAATTTTTCTGTCAAGACCAGCTTCTTGCTAGCTGAAGGTTACATCTATATgttaggttgttttgtttttgaatgtaCCTTTCTTGCATTCAGCTTGAATGGAAATCATCCATGAAAATCATCCTTCATGAAAATCATCTggtttttcattcattttctttgagttAAGTAATATTTGGGCCAGTGTACTCTGCAAAGCACTACATGGCCTTTATCACCCATGCTTCAGCTTTGTCGTGGGCCTTTTCAAGTTTCTCCCACCCCCAAGAATGGTAACTTTTTCATAACTACCTGATAATTGGAGAAACAAGTTAATTGTTTATTATGTTTTAACTCATCCAAGCTTCTTCTCATGATCCATCACAGGATTCAGTTCATGGAGCATGGAAATCCAGAATTAATCCTAAATTTCTTTTAAGGTTAATCTGTTTATTCGTTGAAAATCTCATGTATCCAGTGACCATTTCTATGTTTCATTCTCAGATTGGTTTATTTACTAGCTCTAGGTTCAAGATAAAGTCATCTATTAACTTCTAATGttcatattaatttatatatttattgaaacATGATATGTCTTATTTGGAGTATTGATGATATAGTGAGAATGTGGGACCCTactaaggggatcaggggctgtctctgacatgaacccagtggctggctctttattcACTTCCCTctgggagatgcagccttgccaggccacagatgaagcagccagccctgatgagacctcatagaatagggtcagatagaagctggaggaggtcctcccctatcaggggactatggaaagggaataggggaagaagagggatgggactacagtggggatacaaagtgaataaattgtaataaattaattaatttttaaaactaaaaaaaatattttgagtgaATTATAATGTTCTTGGGCTGTAAGTcgattttaataataataaatatgctATCAGTCAGCATTACTCCTTTATGTTCTAATTATGATGGTCAAATATTTTGTCttgatttatttccaaagttaaTTTTTGGCTGTTTCTTTATCAGCTGGCTTAACTACAAGAGCCTTGACAGTATCACAGTGAGTTATTGCAAATGTTATTTATTATCCTGTACTTCTCTGTGAGAGGTGGTTGCTTGCTAATAGACATCTCAGGTGGATGGCATATTTGATATCAGCTTTAAAAAGCTTTATACCTTATTTTATGACACTAGAAAATCTCCTTTCATGAGAGGCCCTTTAATCTTTAAGTGGTTTATAAATGATTGGATGCTATCTTTTAGGCCTTAATGTTCCCCAACAAAAATTATTATCTTGTTGCTAACTATTCTTGGGAAGGTATGGTAATGCAAGTGGTCAGTCTGAGCCCAAGGATTCTTCTCTGAATCTTAAGGCTTCCATGTTCATGTTAGCGTCATACTATAGATAAAGcttacttttctttgtttttacatttcttGACTTTCTCTTAAAAATGCCCTCTTTCCAAAGACCCATATCCAACCACTAGAGAGTATGAAGTGGCAAATGCCCTGTTCCTGGAGGTCTCAGTCCTCTGGGTGTCATTTGCTCCTTAAATCACAATCAATGACTCTTATTTTTAACTTATCCCATGAAggactgtaaaacaaaacaaaacaaacaaacaaacaaacaaaaaaaccaccgtTATTTCTCCAGATGTTTTCAGCTATTTGGGGGGAGTTTCAAGGAGACATGAGAGGAAGAAAGCATGTTGGGTTTCTGTTTTGCTGTCCTGGGCCGATGTCTCAGATTTTATGGATGATGACTCTTCCTCACTCTATTGCTCTTCTCGTTATTTCAGGATATTTAACTTCTTgttattgtttcttctttgcacatgacTACATAATAAACCATGACCAACAGCATCCAACCAGCAACCCACTCAGTGGGGTTCTAGCATTAATATACCTTCTGAAAagctcccagaattccaaacatcacacacttACAGAAAATATCTGCAACTGGCAAAATCATGGACCTGCTAGAACACGAGGCAAATCATTGCTGTAAAGCAGTCCAAaccccatacctgggattaaaacaaaacaaaacaaaaaaacccatattCTTATATTTCTCTAAAAAAAGAACCCAAAATTTCAATATTCTCACTATAAGTCATCAtggtttctgtaatggtctctgttgcaaagagaagtgttCTTCATGTGAGGGGAAGACTACACTTGTCTGTAATCTGGAACTGACTTGATATCCCCTCCCCAGAAGGCACCATATAAGCTTCCAAAGGTGGGAGGCAACCAGAACCAGTAGTTCTACCCAGCTATCATGGTAATGAACCACATCAACAACCAGCATGACAAGATAACCCTAAGGATGCAACAGTGGCACACAAATCTTGGTGGAAACCAAAATCTAATTATATTAAGACCCATTTAACAAGAGAGAGACTATTCCTGGTACTGGAAATCTAATTTTCAGTGCTGATGAAATCTTGGTTGTTGGAGGATAATCTATAACTTctaatttactaaaccagcataatacTTAACAACAATCTATAAACAATTGTTCTTATACCTGCAAACTTAGGTTTTTAATGATGGTTCCCTCTTGGCTTTCAAGAAATTTCTGATTTCTTCTGCCtttatattacattttcttaGCTCTCTGGTCtcactctgtctctttctttctctgggacactgtctctttgcctctgttattctctctgtgtctctttgtctctatctctgtctttctctctctctctctgaatatgACAGTTTCACAGTGCAGTCCAAGTTGGCTTTAAGCTCACTAGCCCAGGCTGAATTTGAACTCAAAATTCTTCAGattcttgagtgctggaattacaggcatgtgccaccttagCAGAGCACTACTCCTGCCATGAGGATCTCACTCTGTGTTTTCATCTGAACCTAGTATATTCAAAAGTGTATTCTATTTCCAAAGTTATCACATTAGCAGTTAGGACTTCTGCACTAGAATTCAGAAGTAGGCTATTTTGTTCCAAAGCAAAGGTAATTTAATTAATACTATAAAGAAACATGTATCATCTGTTTGTCATCTGTTATCTctgcctatcatctatctatcatctatctatctatctatctatctatctatctatctatctaccatctaatACTGACTTGTTCATCTATGACTAATATACATTTTCATCTATTCTGTGGAACAGAATAACTTCCCTTTATGTTCACTATCTAAAAAAGAGTGACTCTTACTCATTCAATTGTTTATACAAATATGTTAATGGGTTTGTTTTCAGTCATAGAGCACTGTTCGTCTGTGGCATGACATGGCTTCAGAATCTTATAAAATTTTCCCACCTGCCGCTCCTAATTAAGCATATATAGACAAGAGTATGGGTAACACTGCTCATGAtacttgaaaatgttttttcagAGTGCATAAATATTAAGTTCCTTGCTGATACTTTTTCTGGGCAGagtagggagagggagggagttcCTCAGGGATTTGAATTCCCAGATCAAGAGCAATAAAAATGAACCCAGTGCTGTGTGTTCTGAAGGATTTTCTCTTCTGTAGCTACAAAGTTAACATTGCTGAAAACCAAGTGCCAGATCTCATTTAGCAACTGGCTGGATTACAAGTGCAAGTTGAAGTCTCTGTCCTTCTGGAACACTGCTATTAAAGTGGGAACACTAAGGGCAAATGGAATGCTGAAGTTGAAATGGCTAAGTATGGTAAGACCTTGCAAATCTGAAAACATTGAACCCTGAATTCTGATGAATCTACTATTTTCAGGAGGAACATGTCTCTCTGTCCCCTGTGGGGCCTTAGTATTTGTGTGAATAATCCCTGTTGCCAGAAAAGACTATGATGGCCTCTCCTGAAGAGCTTCTGGGTCAGACAATACTGCTTTTTTAAGGATACACATCTCCCCACCATCATTGTTTCTGTACTATAACTGGATTTAACTGGCTTTGACCCCAACTTTATGGTAGATAATGTGGCTCAGGTGACTTGTTAAGACTTCATAAAATTAATTAAGCTTTCTAATCTGTAAAAACAGAAGCCTAGAGAACACACATGGAAATAGATGTTAAGGGTAATGGCTAATTTTGGAGACATGAAATGGTAGATCAGGGTGAATTTATTGATAGAGGTTCACCAAGCAGGAATTCTGCATTTAATGTCATGGCATGAAGAGTTAAAAAGGGCTTTCAATGGTTGTTTGAAATTCAGATCAAAATATGGCTcatgtgaataaattaaaaatgccaGACCTGGTTTGTTTTAATGTCAAGGAGGTATTCAAAGTTTTTGAAATGATACATGTTTGTCAAGACCTGTTTAATAAGCTTGGGGAGTTCTAAAGACACAACTATACCATTTGGTGATACATTTGTGAGGGCAGTACTGTGCTCACAGGTCTAAACCAGGTGACCACCCCTCTGGACACTTATATGATGGACAGTACATCCAGGATGGCAGCTGTGTGCCAGTGGTGGAGTTTGAGAACTTTGGCATCTTCAGGAGAGGCTCTTCCAAAAGGAGATAATTGACAGGACTCAGCATAGGAAACAATGTGTTCAATAACTTCTCAAAAATGATAGGAAGTTTGGAGTTGAAAAGCAAGTAAGAAAACAATGAAGAGACCTAATTCCAGGGCAAAGAAAACATTGTGTAGGTGAGTAAATTTGAAGCTTTGGAGCTCATAGAAAAGCAAGATTGTATAAAAGACACCAAAGAGAAAGAGGGTTAGAAAACTGTTGTTGGCTTGGAAGACAGTTTTTTACTGTCTTTTTTACTTTGGCTACAGAAGGTAAAACTGGCTCCAAAGACCGACAAAGCAAtgagtgtgggcatgtgtgagagagagctggTACTTCGTTCAGAGTAGTTTCTCATATTTTCTGTTATAGCATGCATATGACCACCTTTCCCTGACTTCTACTCTTCTGTCCCTAGCTATTTTTCCCACTTCACCAAGTTCTGGGCAAATGGTACACACATCTTTAACACAAATGTGGGGTGAAAAAATTAACATTATGGACAAATAGATCCATTAAGTAGTAAGTTGTGAGATGACTGGACCATCACAAATTAATACACTAAAATTGATGACAAAATTTTACAGTTTACATGAGATTTACTTTTCAACCTCAGAAGGTTCTGATATAGTGTTAACATTTAGCTTGTTgttacttcattttaaaaaggaatgagtccTTTGAAGTTCTGCATGCCCTTCATCTGTGGTATATGAGTTCGACAGCAAACACAGGGGAGACCACAGGTTAGGGAAGAATCAACTGTTTGCTCCTCATCTGGTTCCACTAACTGTCATCTATGGCTTTTGGTTAGCTGTGCACGTTAGTCTGAATCGTCAGATTGCTGTTGATCTCTCTGATAGCACGAGGAAGAAGTGGCATTTAGATCTTTGGATGACTGTGAAGACGGTGTGCTGTCCTGCACCTCTTGCTCTGAAGCTATGTTGGATAAACTGGTTAAACATATGTATGGAACCAAGCTCTGGCAAGAAGCAGGATGATTTTCTGGCCTCATATCTTCTGACTGTTGGTCTTTTGGTTTCTGGCATGTATCTTCTGTGTCTTCtggttctctctttcttgcttgtacattgtgtgtgtgtgtattttctctTGAAACAGCGGATTCAGAGTCTTGTTGGTCATTAGGTTGACACAGACCTACTTGAAATATAAAGTTTTGCAATTGACGATCATGGGTCTGTCGGATTATGGTGGTGCGGGGTTGGATATCTTGGTATAGTGCCCTTTGCCTTAAAGATTCTCTCTCTAATAGCTCTTGGGATTCCCAGTTTAGGGAAGGCTGCATTTTAAACTGCCATTCTTGTGCTTTCCACTCTTTGTTTCTCCAGCCTTGACTTCTCCAGTCTTGGCATCCCTGGCAAAGAGGCTGCCAGGATGCAGTTGACCAGTATGAAGAGGACCCTTTTGCGATCTGAAAGTTTTGGGAATCCATTTCCTCACATAACTGCTTTGGGACTCTCCTAACTAGACTTTGTGATTCGTCTTGCCGACTTGGGAACTCGGTCCTTGTTTCTTTCTGCACTTGCTGACTTGGGAACTCGGTCCTTGTTTCTTTCTGCACTTGCTGACTTGGGAACTCGGTCGTTGGTTCTTTCTGCTCTTGCCGACTTGGGAACTCGGTCGTTGGTTCTTTCTGCTCTTGCTGACTTGGTAACTCGGTCGTTGGTTCTTTCTGCTCTTGCCGACTTGGGAACTCGGTCGTTGATTCTTTCTGCTCTTGCCGACTTGGGAACTCGGTCGTTGGTTCTTTCTGCACTTGCCGACTTGGGAACTCAGTCGTTGATTCTTTCTGCACTTGCTGACTTGGGAACTCGGTCGTTGATTCTTTCTGCACTTGCCGACTTGGTAACTCGGTCGTTGGTTCTTTCTGCACTTGCTGACTTGGGAACTCCGTCGTTGATTCTTTCTGCACTTGCTGACTTGGGAACTCCGTCGTTGATTCTTTCTGCTCTTGCCGACTTGGGAACTCGGTCCTTGGTTCTTTCTGCTCTTGAGGCTGCTGGTCTTCAGCTGGTTGAACTtgaacttcttcttcttttgtagGTTGCTCTATATCAGACTGTTGATGTTCATCCTCTCTGTCATTAAGCTGTTCTTCTGGGAttaggtcctcttcagatttttgttctttgatttgCTCATCTTGGGATTCTTCTACTGAGATCTCCTTCTCTTTGACCTGCTGGTCATCAGCTTGATGAGGTGGGAGTTGCTGTGTAGTTTGAGTATGTGCATCTTGTTTCTCTTTGGTATGCTTCTTTGGGAATAGCCAGGATTTGATTTGCTGATCTATGGATTTACGTCTTGTTTTACTTTGTAATTCTAAAGAAAGTCTTCTTGGTTTCTCACCTTTGGTTTGCAAGTCCAAGGAATGTCTCTTCTGATGGAGTTGGGCAGGTTTGCCTGGTAAGGATAAGGAAAGTTTTCTTGGGGCTTTCTTGTCTGCAGTAGACTTCCATTCTTGAGTCAGTTCTATGACTTCTGTTCGAATGTCCCTATAGAATATTTCTGGATATTTCTGGATCTGATCTTGAGTGTTTAGTGTTTGAAGATCTGAGAATGGCGTGTCTTGGGGTACTATATATTCGGTTTGTATGCCTTGGGATATTTTGCCTTGAGATAGTATATCTTGATATTGCATATTCTGGGATGGAGATTTTTGGAATGGTTTATCTTGATAAGGACTGTCTTGTGATAGAGTCTCTTCGGATGGTGTGTCTTGAGTTAGTGCATTTTCGTATGGAGTTTCTTGGGATAGAGTCTCTTGGGATGATATATGTTGGGTCAGTATAGCTTGATATGGAGTCTTTTGGGATGCTGTGTCTTGAGTTGCTGTCCCTTGGTATGGAAACGCTTGGGATGGTGTCTCATGGGATGATGCATTTTTATTTAGTATATCGTGGAATGATAGCTCTTGGTATGCAGTCCCTTGAGATGGAATATTTTGCAATAGGGATTTCTGGGATGGAGTCCCTTGGGATGGAGTTTTTTGGGATGGAATCCCTTGGGATGGAGTTTTTTGGGATAGAGTCCCTTGGGACAGAGTTTTTTGGAACGGAGTCCCTTCGGAGAGAATTTTTTGGGATGGAGTTTCTTGGGACAAAGTTTTTTGGGATGGAATCCCTTGGGACAGAGTTTTTTGGGATGGAGTCGCTTGGGACAAAGTTTTTTGGGATGGAGTACCTTCGGAGAGAGTTTTTTGGGATGGAGTCCCTTGGGACAGAGTTTTTTGGGATGGAGTCCCTTCAGAGAGAGTTTTTTGTGATGGAGTCCCTTGGGACAGAGTTTTTTGGGATGGAGTTCCTTCGGAGAGAGTTTTTTGGGATGGAGTGCCTTGGGACATAGATTTTTGGGATAGAGTCCCTTGGGACAGAGTTTTTTGGGATGGGGTTCCTTGGGATGGTGTCTTTTTAGTTAGTATATCATGGAATGATGGCTGTTGGTATGGACTTTCTTCAGATGGAGTTTTTTGGGATGGAGTTCCTTGAGATGGAGTTTTTTGGGATGGAGTTCCTTGGGATGGTGTCTTTTCAGTTAGTATATCATGGAATGATAGCTGTTGGTATGGACTTCCATCAGAAGGAGTTTTTTGGGATGGAGTCCCTTGAGATGGAGTTTTTTGGGATGGAGTAACTTGGGATGGTGTCTTTTCAGTTAGTATATCTTGGAATGATAGCTGTTGGTATGGACTTCCTTCAGATGGAGTTTTTTCGGATGGAGTCCCTTGAGATGGAGTTTTTTGGGATGGAGTACCTTGGGATGGTATCTTTTCAGTTAGTATCTCATGGAATGATAGCTGTTGGTATGGACTTCCTTCAGACGAAGTTTTTTTTGATAGAGTCCCTTGAGATGAAGTTTTTTGGGATGGAGTAACTTGGGATGGTGTCTTTTCAGTTAGTATATCTTGGAATGATAACTCTTGGTATGGACTTCCTTCAGAAGGAGTTTTTTTTGATGGAGTCCCTTGAGATGGAGTTTTTTGGGATGGAGTCCCTTGGGATGGTGTCTTTTCAGTTAGTATCTCATGGAATGATAGCTCTTGATATGGACTTCCTTCAGACGGAGTTTTTTTTGATGGAGTTCCTTGAGATGAAGTTTTTTGAGGTGGAGTACCTTGGGATGGTATCTTTTCAGTTAGTATCTCATGGAATGATAACTCTTGGTATGGACTTCCTTCAGACGGAGTTTTTTTTGATGGAGTTCCTTGAGATGAAGTTTTTTGGGGTGGAGTACCTTGGGAGGGTGTCTTTTTAGTTAGAATATCTTGGAATGATAGCTGTTGGTATGGACTTCCTTCAGATGGAGTTCTTTGGAATGGAGTGCCTTGAGATGGAGTACCTTGGGATGGAGTTCCTTGGGATGGTGTCTTTTCAGTTAGTATCTCATGGAATGATAACTCTTGGTATGGACTTCCTTCAGACAGAGTTCTTTGGAATGGAGTTCCTTGAGATGGAGTTTTTTGGGATGGAGTTTCTTGGGATGGTGCCTTTTCAGTTAGTATATCTTGGAATGATAACTGTTGGTATGGACTTCCTTCAGACGGAGTTCTTTGGAATGGAGTTCCTTGAGATGGAGTTTTTTGGGATGGAGTTCCTTGGGATGGTATCTTTTCAGTTGGTATCTCATGGAATGATAACTCTTGGTATGGACTTCCTTCAGAAGGAGTTTTTTTTGATGGAG
This is a stretch of genomic DNA from Meriones unguiculatus strain TT.TT164.6M chromosome 1, Bangor_MerUng_6.1, whole genome shotgun sequence. It encodes these proteins:
- the Ms4a14 gene encoding membrane-spanning 4-domains subfamily A member 14, encoding MESPSEEERRTRAIAVDPDETILTAFPFKPHNSLLEFLKGEPKVLGAVQILLSLITVCLGFILAFNFIFFSKMLPLIVLTGYPFWGATIFFLAGFATMFNDKARQILRHGVVTMNVVNTLAALIGIALILVSFRQPHKFCQMPASLDGTCGVGRALLLGILSVLLFIAIAEFSISVTIISFRSWTSPREAVFFFPSEVAQNAEQPAPEENNTLRFEFQGKSSTDNIAQDIKTVFLGGYAFFKLRVSRNPSAPKTIPQKSDKGTSSAQVPNEQETIPPLSPEVETKVNVSPPSVTPKPLGNISSQEKSRTNSLNDEDLASIVDQPSIVHQPADMQTKLLVFENPPLRILKTPSSNNFLHLSEDNLSTQTLLTTLSTQVLQSKPPSFHISPSDDLTSEDLPSEDIPSQENPSQDTPSQDTPSQDTQYEDTLIEDIPSRGTPYQQLSFQEILTGKTPPQGTPSQKPPSQGTPSKKTPSEGSPYQELSFHEILTEKTPSQGSPYQQLSFQDILTEKTPSQVTPSQKTPSQGTPSKKTPSEGSPYQELSFQDILTEKTPSQGTPPQKTPSQGTPSQRTPSEGSPYQQLSFQDILTEKTPSQVTPSQKTPSQGTPSKKTPSEGSPYQELSFHEIPTEKIPSQGTPSQKTPSQGTPFQRTPSEGSPYQQLSFQDILTEKAPSQETPSQKTPSQGTPFQRTLSEGSPYQELSFHEILTEKTPSQGTPSQGTPSQGTPFQRTPSEGSPYQQLSFQDILTKKTPSQGTPPQKTSSQGTPSKKTPSEGSPYQELSFHEILTEKIPSQETLSQETPYENALTQDTPSEETLSQDSPYQDKPFQKSPSQNMQYQDILSQGKISQGIQTEYIVPQDTPFSDLQTLNTQDQIQKYPEIFYRDIRTEVIELTQEWKSTADKKAPRKLSLSLPGKPAQLHQKRHSLDLQTKGEKPRRLSLELQSKTRRKSIDQQIKSWLFPKKHTKEKQDAHTQTTQQLPPHQADDQQVKEKEISVEESQDEQIKEQKSEEDLIPEEQLNDREDEHQQSDIEQPTKEEEVQVQPAEDQQPQEQKEPRTEFPNESQSLVRRVPKQLCEEMDSQNFQIAKGSSSYWSTASWQPLCQGCQDWRSQGWRNKEWKAQEWQFKMQPSLNWESQELLERESLRQRALYQDIQPRTTIIRQTHDRQLQNFIFQVGLCQPNDQQDSESAVSRENTHTHNVQARKREPEDTEDTCQKPKDQQSEDMRPENHPASCQSLVPYICLTSLSNIASEQEVQDSTPSSQSSKDLNATSSSCYQRDQQQSDDSD